Below is a window of Indicator indicator isolate 239-I01 chromosome 9, UM_Iind_1.1, whole genome shotgun sequence DNA.
ACGAAGCGGGTTTAGTAAGACAAAGTCACAGGCTAACAGAGTGCTTCATCATTAAGCCAAGGTTTTATCTGTTTTCAGGCAGGTTTGTTTATTCTTGCACAGACTTCACAGTAGATAACTAAGCCACAAAGTGGAAACTTTGTCCATAATCCCAAAAGGATCACTGCACAAACAAACAGTAAAACAGTGAGAAAAGAGACCACATACTTGGCCTTCTCCAGTGAAGTACTTTGTGAGTGCTATCCTCAATAGGACCCATAGCAGAGGGTCTAGACTTCTACTAGGGGCTGGACTCACAGGAGAAACCTGGTGCCCCAGAACAAAACACAGGTCTTCATAACCATTGCTCAGCTTACACCTAGCCTTGGCAATGTCTCAGTTGTCAGAGTGACAGCTACCGCTATGGtcactgcattaaaaaaaaaaaaaaatcacagttaaAAAATTCTGGCACTGGGGCTCCAGTGAGAAGCACGGAGCTGAATCTAACAGCATGCTCATGATGTGCCACACAATCTTAAACTTTCTTCCTAACTGGATGTAGACCCCAAAGTAGTTCTCTGCCACACTTCGTTCCTAGAACACAGCTCACACAGCGTTGCTCAAGCACAATGGCTCAGTCATAGGACCACCTTAAGACTGCAATTGCTCCTCAACTGTGGCTTCTACTGGGTCTCAGGCAATGCCTGGATTCAAAAAAACGTTCCTTTTATCACCCAAAATAAGAGGCGTGTTTGAACAAGGTGAGAAGCAAACCACCCCGAGATATTTTACAACTCTCTCCCTGCTGGTCCTACCCAGCGCCAGACACAAACGCCCTCTCTGCACAACGACTCCGCCCGGCGTGGGTCCCTGCTGCAAGAGACAGGCTACGGAGTAACTCCTGGGCAAGCCTAACACCCTGGAGAAGCGCCGCAGGGCACCCAAGCATATTCCAGAAGTGAAAATCGGTCTGCCCCGCACCTCGCCTTTCACCTCTCTGGCAGAGGCCTTGGCTGGCCGCCCCCAGCCCGACAGGCAGGCGGTCTCCTTTCCTCCTGCGCAAATGGCCTGGAGAGGCCAGGCAGACTGCTACCTCCGCGACCCGAGCCTGCACTGCCCTCCGCACCTAGCAGCGGCGGCAAGAAACAAACTCGGCTGCACACACCGTATTTCGAAGTCACAACCACCCCCTCCGGAAGGCCGAGACCAGCCGCCTCCCTGAACCCTTGCGGGGCCACCCCACAACGCTCCCCTCCCGACCCCACCGCTACCAGTAAGTTACGTACGAGTCGCGCCGCCGACACACCCCGACCCAGGCAGCTGCGTGCGTTCTACCCTCACTATCCGCCCCGCCTCCAAGAACTTCAGCAGCCCCGGCCCCTGCCCTCTATGGCCATGCCGGGCGGGCTGCCCACGGCCCGCCCCTGCCCCGCCCTCCGATAGGCCCTGGCACGGCAGCCCCATTGGGATAGTGGGGCTTGGTCTCCCGTTGTTGCACCCCTTCCGTAAGCCCCACAGGCGTAGCTGGGGGAAAAGCCACCCTGGCTTTGTCCCTGAAGTCTTGTGAAACGACTGGGCTTGTTTCGAGGGTGGCAGGGTAGCGCGGCTGCACCTCAGAGGGACACGGCGGCCGGAGAAGCAGGGGGCACAAGAAAGGCGTTGAGGGCCCCGGGCTGGGGTCACAGCCATAGCGTGCCTGTGGAAAGAAGCCTGGCCACAGCCCCTGTGCATGGCGTGCGGCGCTGTTGGGCTGCTGGGCGCCAGGGCTCTCGAGGTCCGTGCGCAGTCTTCTAAAGGCTGCCGGCTGCGCAGGGGAGCCGGCACTGCAGAGTCAGCAGCTTGGCCAAAGTTCTTGTCTCAAGTTTCTGGCAACTCTCAACAGCTGCATGCGCTGTCTGAACGCTTCCTTGAAGTGGGAGCAGAAGAGCTCTTGCAACAACTCACcatgctctgctgcaggaaaaatgtttgttttcttccattcttGATGCTAAAATCTGGTGCCAGCCACGTGGCATTACTGATAAATTATCAGTGCTAGCAAGAGTTTTAGTGCCCTGAGTTACTCGGGCATTAGTTGGGTTTAGGGCGCTGCCTGTTGCATTTACATACTTAGTAGATTTGAtgtttaaataaaatacatactCTTATGTTCAATTGTCTTGGTCACATCTCAGCAGTAGAGCTTCATTTAAGTGATCATAATGTACAATTTACATTGAACTGAGTTTATAATACAAAGTGACGTAAGTCAACGTGAAGCCTTACATATCAAGGTCTCACAGGCACCTGACACCAGTCTGACCCCTCCATCCTCAATAAGCTTTCAGCTTTACAGTGGGTGACAAGCGTTTGTTTCTCAGTTGAGCCTGCAAAGTGCTTTTAGCTGCTACAGCACACCCTTAATTAAAGGAGATATTGGTTACAGTACAAGTCTTTAAATATATAGTGACAAAACAGAGATGTCGCAGGATCTCTGGTCCCAGCATACTCCAAGTTTAGAGTGTGGAGAAAAGCTTTCAGACGAAAGCTGAATCCAAGCCTGTCATTGCCATCAAACTAGAACCTACAGGCCTTTCTTGGCATTTTCCAGAACAGATTCATTGCCCACTCTTTGGAGTCTGCTCTTCGCGTTTTCCAGCAACTCTTGGGAATGCCAAAAACACAGAACCAGAAAGCCCTTAGGTATATAAATAGCAACAAGAAGTCATTGAACAAACTGGGTTTGGTTGTCAATAGCAAGGCTTTATTTGAGGTATTCTCTTAAGAAATTTAAGATATCCTGTGTAGTTCAGTGTACCCCTAATTCCATGAACTATGTTATTTGGTAGTGCAGTCATGTACACCTTGGAAGTGTTTGCAGTAGCCTAAAACTactaggaaagagaaaggaaagaggagtcAACCCCCTTTTcactattttcatttatttcactttgcCACTGTCAGCAAACACAAAGGGAATGAAATAGAGTTTCTGTGGGTTTAGGCTGATGCTTAGAAGAAAATTTTCCGTGCTTTTTGTATATCTTTTTCATCTGGTAATGGTTTCCTCTGGCTGCCAGGCTGTAGGAATTTATTTATCGTGGGGATGTTgcttatttttgctttaaatttctgcaaaacaaaaccaaaacagcactCTCCTTAAGAATCATGTCAGACATTTTGGTGTTATACATGCTTTAAAAGTAACATTAGGGGTGGATCCTGCAGAAGAATCATATATACTTCATCCTGTTATGTTTTTGTGGCTATAGTGACAGAAAGTGGCAATAACCACCAACATCTGAAGCTGGCTAAAAGCACTTAAGatatttgattttgattttgtgTCTTTCACTTTTCCTCACACACCCCCACCTAATTTCTCAGCCAATTTAAGTCAGTGGACCTGCTTTGATTCACTGTCTGTTAAAGCTGTACGTTCTATTACCTGTAAGAGAGGAAATTTGGCAAGTATATCAGGCTTGCACTCTTCCGCCATTAAAAGGATTTCAAGTAATTGCACATCTGCCCTGCTAAACTGGTTGCCAACAAGAAAGTCTTGTCCATGGTCTTTCAAAACCTACAAAGAGAGAACCAGAAGCATATgcaactttttttgttttttctgtatgACATAACATGGTATCTTCAAAGCAAGATCATAAACTGCATTGAGTTTTCcttgaaagaaggaaatgtaGTAAGCACGTCTGTAGTACAAACAAATTATCTGACCACACTATCATCCTAGGTATACTTTATCAGTCCTTTctgttctgcatttctttctgaCATCTCAGATATATCCCTCTTGCTCTCACTTCTGCAGCTCATGTAATCAGCACTGCTATGTTGAAGGCTAAGCTCTATGGAATTCAGTCATCACTGCAAATGCCTATAGAAATTCTATGGGCAGCTCCCTTACTTCTCACTTCTTTCCTATGCACTTTTGGGAATATTGCATTGGGAGCTCTCCACATGTAACCTGTGCTTCATGGTCTTGACACTCAGCTAATCCATCCTCCCTTTTATTACAGAAGGAGCTGTAATGCTTTTACACAGCGTGTATGGTAGAGGGAGTTCTGCACTTCAGGAGGAATCTGTAAAACTGGTGCTCTAGTGTCTTGTATGAACATTTGGGGAGCTCTGCATCTCTCCCAGATTTGTAGTGCTTTCTGTCCCCCTTGTAGTGTCCTATCTCCATCCACATCTCAACTCCACCAAACCCATAGCATTTACATTTAAGtggtattttttcttctcttgtttccTCAATAAAAGTTGTTTGTGTAGATCAGGATAGAGTTTcaggaaaataatattaattaagCTACTATTCTTTGCCACATACCTTCTCAAAGACTGGGAAGTATCTGTTTATGGCCTTGTCCACAGCATTAGCCAAATGTTGCTCCTTTTTATCCTCTGGTTGGAAAGGGTAAGACATGAGTAACTCATTCAGATCCATCATTGCTTCTGCATACATATCAATTCTGAAAAAGAATAGATCCAGTTGGTCAAGTCAAACACAGTAGGTCTGAATAGCACCATAGCTACTGGCATAATGCCACCGAGATGCTGGGAACTCTCCACCTCTTGAAGCAGTTTCCCTTGGAGTGCAGTAGCATTGAGGGGGAGAGTGTGAGTGAAAGTGCAAAGTGCCTAACCAAAATCTAAAAGACTGCACCCCATCCATTTTTTGCTAGAGGTGATACTTCTCTGTAAAGATTTTTGAACCTGAGTACAAAATTGGTTTGTGTATCATCCACACTTGTGTTAAAAATCCAATCCAGTCAGGCATGATGAGTTAAATAGTAGGTCTGTACAATTCCTAACAAGTATCTTGATGTGTTTACCCATTCTAATTAGCCTGAAGTAGTTAAAAATACTTATGTATGGTTAAGCCATGTGCCTTAAGAGCCCTACCTTCTATGAACCAGTAATTAATTCTAATTCCTGGTTATCAGAGGGAGAAGTTTTTTGTTTCCATCAAAGACATATCCCTCAATTTGATGTGGTAAAATtgcctgctgctcactgcaagaGAATATGAAAAGCAGCACCAGTAAGGCAGTCTGCCATGTGCACTCCTGATTCTTTCTTCTGATATCTGTATTGGCCTTTGATCTTAATGAACAACCTTGCACTATGCTGCTTATCTAAATCTAGATAGTTATTACTGGTGTAGGCATCTCCTGCAGTCACAGTCAGCATATGCTGCCTGAAAAACTGCTGTATCATGCTGACTGACTGAGAGCTGGGCCATTCTTGTGTTATGCAGAGAGGTAGTATGAACTTTAACAAAGAAAGGTGGCAGTGTTACAGTACAGGGCTCTCTCCTTCAGGTCTTTCCCATAGAGATTGTATTTCCCTGCTATGTAGCTGAGGATGGCTCTAGTCTGCACCATCTTCATTCCATCAATCTCCACCATTGGCACTTGCTGAAATAGCAGGGATCCATCTATGATAAAGGGGACAagacaaagaaaatgagaaCCATTAGTAGGTGCTTGGCAAAGTAACTActtgtattattttttaaattcagaattacagaatcataaaggGTCATTAAGACCCTTAAGATCTTGAAGTCCAACTataaacctaacactgccaagtccacaaCAAAACCACGTCCCTAAGTGCCACTTCTACACTGTGTGTAAAAAAGTGCCACATCCTTTAAGTACTTGCagagatggtgattcaaccacttccctgggcagcatattctcatacttgataaccctttcatcAGTGGCAGTCTTAGTCTCAACAATGATGCATGGAAAATGCTTACCATGAAACCAAGAGCCACAGCTTAATGACATGTTTATAACTTCGTATTTTAGAAATCAGCTTCTTGAAGTTTCTTCAGGTATGAGGAAGTACCCAAATACAGAACTCTTAGCAGtcacatgtggaaaaaaaatacaattcctGTGCTGCATGGCCCTGACTCAGTCAATTTTCATGAGGTTAATACAGATGACAAGGACTGAAGGATCTGATTCAGCCAGTTTCTGCCACACTTTGGTATTACAGAAATATGGACTATTTAAGGACTTGGCAAAGTATAATGTGAACATAAATGCATGTAATATCTTTGTGACCATTGTATAGACTTTCTACAATGGCATATGTCTGGGCAGGAAATAATGGGTGAGTTTCATAACATTCTTGCAAAGATATGAGAATGGTGTGAGACTGTAGCCTTGTGAATCCCTTACTAGTCTGCAGAAGCCGCCTTCTGGCAAGGAAAAAGTCAAAATAGCACCAGGAGCCAATCAGAGAAGCAAGTCAGAGTATGCGCTTTGTGGAGTTATGTTTCTTGGCTCAGATAACTGATGGGCTACATCCATCTTTGTATCCACCTAAGGTAACTGTCTGCTGCTAAGGGAGCATTTTAATTTATGCTCGTGTCTGAAAATACTTTTACAAAGCCAGCAGGTGGCAGAGGAATGAAGTGATTGTTCCTAAAGGAGAGCAAGAGTGCAAATGCCAACCCCAACTCAGATTTTCTTGAAAAACCAGGTGACCTGGAAGAGCACAGACATGTAATTTGGAGGAAATGTGAATACCATGTTTACAAAGATGGAAGGTAAAGATAGCAAAGAGTAGTTGCCTTGGGAATGCATCAGTGGTAGAATTTAAGTTCTGAAATCTGGAACTCTGGTTTCATAAGGATTATAAAGCAGTAGGGCAACCTAAAATACTGATGACAAAAACCTGTACTGTTGTAGGACAGGAGGCGATGggtacaaaatgaaacaaaggagAGTCAATCATCTGAACTTAAGGAAACAATTTTACTGTGATAGTGTCTGAACACTGACatggattgcccagagaggctgtggagtctccacgcttggagatactcaaaacccaacAGTCATTGTCCTGGGTGATTTGCTTTAGGTGGCCCTGCTTGAagaggggaaggcagagcagaCAATCTCATGATGTTCCTTCTGATCTCAgcccttctgtgattcaatgaatACTGAAGCAACTGGATTGATTATACTGACACACTGCAGTGTGCATGTGATACCTCATGTACAGTCTAGTCTAGGTTTTCTTTTAAGAGACATAAGGCTTCTTAAGTGTTCAAAGACAAACAGTTCTAATTATTACTAATTATTAAAAAGTGAAGGAAACTTACCCGTTTGTAACTTTGTCAGAGAGTCCTTTGTTTCTATAAAACATTCTTCAAACTGCAGGAAATACAGGGGTAAAGTTGTGCTGTCACTGCATATTTTAGTTTCTGCTTTCCATGAGACAATGAGAGCACAAAAAGCTGCGTTTtggtgaaattttttttctttattttttttaaatatcagaTTTGGAAGTGATAacttaaaaaatttattttgccTCTGTCACAtcatctcctcttccctctcacaTGCGATTCATAATTTTTGCAGGTGAGATTTTGGCTAAAGCGGAGGTGTCTGAAAGGCACAAAACCCTATCTGCTGATAGGCTGAGAAAATGATGACCATGCTGCTTCTCTTGTTGGAGCTGGCAGAAGATGGtgcaaggagagagaaggataGGTAAATTCACACTGCAGCAGAAGAACTGTTTCATAGCTTTTTTTGCACAAGCTGgcaaaaggagggaggaggataTCATGAGCCCTGTGCAACTTTGTCAACATTGCCCATCACCATGACAAAAACTCACAGCTTTTAAAACATGTATACACCCACACTGTCTCCAGTTTAGTATCAGAAACTGTCAGAGGTGAAAGCAATTGTTTTGTGCTTTATAATATACAGTACCTTCAGGGGCAAGCTACATTGTAGGAGGCATAATAATATTTTGCTATTTTGGACATTGGGATTTAACTGCAGGTCTTCAGAAACGAAAGTGCTTGACCCTTGTGATCAGAAGGTAAGAAGGCAGATTCTGCAGTTGAGGAGTCTTCTGTTTCACTAGCTACAGGGGAGGGGGAGTGTAGAGAAATGGccagaagataaaaggccatgagctgcacaatccAAGCCAAACTAACCATAAACAGGCTgacatgtccttgagaggctgataagagaaagcttggcagagcagtaaacaggagatgaagccaggtgttgaagctgcaaggcagaaaaacactGCCGATGCCATATTCCAATCAGCGTCCAGTAACGGGCGCGTGAACAATGTATGTCAGCCAATTGCAGGCTAATGTTATCCGtgtggacagcacataatactgTAAAATCCTGTgtcttataataataaatgagcaaggttctgaactcatattgggtctatgtcttgactctggctgaggaggactttaactcatattgagtccaTGTCCTGACTCTGGACAATCTCCTACAGGGGAGGCATTTCTAGTGCTATCAGTAGGCTTGTCACTTGATGATTGGAAGTGAAACAGGAATTGCCTTCCTGCTTAGGGGAAGCTAGTGGTCACTGTTGGCTTGTATTGTGAGCAATGCACTAAATACAGAGCTCAAAACTGCTGGTCACGTTTTTATAAGGAACagtaaaaatacatatttatcaTATGCTCTTAGTATAAAAATAACAGAGGCAAACCTcaaccccagctgctgctaGTAGCCACCGTATTGGTTCCATTCGGCCTCGTCCATTAAAGTAGTGCAGCTTGGGTTTCCCAGACATGTTTCTATGTGCCTAGTCTCCTATTATCTGGAATAAAAAAGCAAGttttgcaaaataaatattcagAGTGCTGGCTGAGTCTCAAATGGGTTCTCAAGAATTGTTCAAAGCTGTCTTGTTTGAAACCCATGATTTATGGTCCAAGACTCTCATCAAATTAGTAGAGAAGATAAAATATTATATTGAGAGGCTACATTGAATCATTTTGTTTTAAGATGCCTTTTATAAATGCAGGTTAGTTAAGCAGAACTCTATTCTGAGAGCAATTGGCCCATGTCagaaaatgaataaatgaaaaCCCATCCACGTCCCAAAGTGTTCTTCTCTGACTGGAAAGCACAGCATGCAAGAcgtctgttttctgtttcaagacttctgttttctgtttattttggcATTATCTCAGGATACAGTTTGCTGTTTAATCGGGGACACAGTATTAACTCAGAAATTGCTGTTTTCTCCAGCAACCATTATGCTCCTTTATAAAGTTCCAGGAAGGATTGTTAAGCTTTCAGTCTCATTTACAACACTCCCTTCTCCTCTTGTTTCTTTAGGCGATCACCCAGAGACGTGAAATTTAATTTTGTCACTGGTAACATCAGATTTTCTAGCCAAAGCCAGGACGCACAGACAGAGCCAAAGTGTAATTATCTGCTTAGTCCAGTTCTAACTCTGCTAGAAGTTAAAGCAAGGGTTTCTAGACAGACTATCATCCACCCCGTTCAGAACCACGTGCACACACATCAGCAGCAGACATGTAGACAGCACCTGGTTTATACTAGCTTCACAGTTATTAACACTGTGTCAACAACAAAGCTGAAACATTAGcagcaagggaaaaaaggaaagcagctaAAAACACTCTATATTCCCCTTGTAAATAGCATCATCTTCTCTATAGTAGGAAGAATGGGGTGAGAGGAAGTTCTCCACACTTCTGAGATCtacatttcttttctgtaaatCTGTACACCTAGAAGGAAGTTGATTAAAAATTTAATATTTGATACATGTAACCATGCTAGTAAAGAAAGCACATACAAGTACTCAATCCATAAAACTCATTGGGTGACGGATTTACAAGTATACTAATTCCCTATGCATGTCCAAAATCCAAAAAGCTTACCTTGTACACAGTATGCCTCATTCTAATCTCTCAGTAGCTTTGCCTTGAGATTATGTAGGTCTGTAACCCGCCCTGCAAAGAGAATTGCAAACAGTTGTCTGCCAATGGGATACTTTCCTTCCTTAAACAATCTGGTCTGCTTAGTTACTTTTCACCTACAGAAAGTAAATCACTAGCTAATTCTGGCTGTGTACCAAAGTAAGAGTCACAAGAGGTCATCATCATTGGGAACATCTGTGCCAGCAGAAAATTGTGTGCTTCCTCTTTTCACTTTTTCGCAACCTGCTagttaaaaataattagaatGTCTGAAAATCTCCCACAGGTAAAAAGAATACTGTGATAAAAGTTTgattgctgattttttttttttcacttttaacaGATTGCTTCTTTACATTATGTCACATCAACTAATTCTGCTTGAATCCTTTATaaactttcttcccttccttagTCGTGGGGGATATTCCTTCAGGACATTTTTTCTGCTGAACTTCATTCCTGGGcacagggttgttttttttctgtttctgtcaaAAATGCTTACCTGAATCTCACCTGGGAAAAATGCACACCAAAGATAACTGTAGGAGACACTGAATGAAGACCCAGATCAGAAGACAAAAAGTACCCTCTGTACTCCTGACTGCTTGCTCCTGATAACTCTGTTGACCTCAAAGAAGTCATTGCAGCATAAACTCTCATGCACCATGCTGTCTATTCTAATGCCTAATCTTCCTGGTTAATGTTGTAGATACCACCTGCAGGCAAGGTGAACGTGTTGTATAAAAATCTGCTGAATGGCACTGAAGATAACTGCAGGGTGGGATACTCTTCTCATATTACACTGGGAGGTTATAGAAGCtatcaagcaaaaaaaaaaaaagagttcttaGTGTACTCTCCTTCAGGCCCTTCCTGTAGACATACTTTGCTATTATATATCTGAAAATGATCCATGCCCCATCAGTCTCCACCACTGTTGCCTGTTAGACCATGTTCCATGCTTGACAATCAAATaagtttatttattatttagaGCTAGAACCATAGAAGCACAACAGTCACCACTGCATATCTTGTCTTTTAGGAATTCCCTAGGCCCCAAATGGAACATTCTGTACCCTACATAGCACATGAGGAGACCCAGACTTCACAGAAGGGGACTCATTATGGtatttgattctgtgattctgtattggatatggcacttggagccatggtttagttgtcaggaggtgttaggtactaggtaataggttggacttgatgatctctgaggtcttttccaacctgtttgattctgtgcttgGCTTGATTAATCATTTGTAGGCTTGGCCACGATAAACTTTATGAGATATCCCATATCTCTGCTGACTACTCCTTTCAGGAATTGACATCCATTGTGTCAGAGGACTGCAAGGTAAGAGAACATGAGTTCAGGCATGAAAGTTAAACATGGTGTAGACAGCTTTGTAAACACCTACATCTAGTCCAGCTTTCTATTCTCCATTAAATAAGTATAAAGTAAATTCAAGCCTAAATTCTTGAGGAATCCCCCGCCATGCACTTGAGCTACAGCTGATACTCAAACTACTCAAAAGGATGCTGCCTTAACTGAGGTAGTTAAAAACTCAGATGAAGTTAGTACCCTCAGTCTTCCCCTACTCCAAAAGGAGAGGAGTAGAAGGAAGTCTTCAGAGTGTGATTTATCCCAACACTGACATTTCTTACCCTGTCAGAGGTATCCATCAAGATTTCAGGCAAGCTATCTTCAAGTTACTAGCttaaataaaagtgaaaaatacaaCAGTGTCTGTCTTCTATCTTAAAAGGACTTTTGGAAGTGTGGTCTCACTGAGCTTGTGAAGTATTTTAGAAAGTAGTATGGAAGTGCCATTTGTATCATTCATGTTTGAAGGCATCCGATCTCTTAAGAACCTTTGGGTTCAGATTGACCATCCAGGAATTAAAAGTAGAGAAATGTGTTGCTCACCAGCTTGTTTCTATTTAGCCTCTTCATTTAAAACAATAAGgtataatttttatatatatatttttttttttttttaagtttgggTCCACTTCCTTTGTGAACTTTCCTCTCTACATAAAACATACCAGAATTGGGTTAATTTGGGTTGGAGCTGTGTTCAAACTTATGCACCTATAATATCTAAAATGTACTTGCAAGCAAAGTAGGTGCACATGCAGTTATGCATTAATTGTTTTAGCAGCAAGGATAGGGACTGCAGAGAAGGGAGCTTCATCTGTGGCTAAGGTTCAGCATGgacctttcttcttcctgtatGCAATTCTCTCCCCATGGAGGCAGTCAGTATGTAAGAATAGAAAGGAGCATGGTATTCACAGACAGACAATACTAGGACTTGTAGAGCACCTGAAACCCACCTTGTTATCATCTTACCTCTTCTCAGCTCTCCATCAGTCAGCACAGAAAAGGCCCTAATATTTACAGAAATTCAAGGGCCTCTTAGATCACTAGCAATGATTTCCTCCTCTCTGAACCCAGTATTAAGGAATCAACTTCCTCTGTAAGTATTCCCCTAAGCTGCCCACATTTCATTCTATGCAAAATGGCAGCTGAGGCTCATGTTTTGCTCTTTGAAGTTCTTAAAGAAGACATCAAAACCAAGGCAGTGCCATAGTGCAAGCACTGGAAGATGTCCTCTATGTTACTGAATtgacagcagcttgctcagggctgtTGGTCTGTGCCCACTGTTCCCACTCAGGTGGCTCCCAGCCACAGTCAGTCCATTCCAGGGCTCAGCCACAACAGGCTGTTGAGGTGTGGTTACCCATCTTTGGGTAATAAGAGAATTTCCTAGTGTGTATATGAGCCAGGAAACGGAGCCTATTGCTTCTTGTATTACTAGGACAAAGATGAAGCTGGCCATTGATGTCCAGAACTGGGGCTAGGAAGCAGCTGAGTTCCCCAAAATGGCAGAGGAATCTACAGAAAGAAGCATGAATAAGTGCTGAATAATTGTCTGTTTGAGGATGTGGCTCTGCCCTCCCTATCCTTTGAGGAGGTTAAATCACATGAAGGGATGCAGAGACTCCAGTGCACTGGGAACAATAAACTAGGTTAAAGGAAGAAAGTAATGAAACGTTGCAAGAGCTGGTTCTTAGACAAGACCTGGGAAGTGTGAGACACCAAAGAGTTTTGGCTTTGGTAGCAACAGGTGAAACTAATACCAAAGTGGAAGTTTCACTCACAGAATACTGTACAAATAATGCAACACTGATcaaaaatctgcctttttttttttttaagaatgatTCAGTGAGTCATCTTCTCTGTTTCCATAGCTCTTATTCTGAAGCCTAAATATCTTCTCCAAGTTACATTGACAACTGCATTGGTCTTTCCAAGGGAATATAGTCCTTAGCCTGCAACATTCTTTGCTTCCATGCTCTGTTATCTTGTTTTGCCAAGCACTTGATATCAATAAAGAGAAATCTGCTGTCACATTGT
It encodes the following:
- the LOC128969155 gene encoding glutathione S-transferase-like produces the protein MSGKPKLHYFNGRGRMEPIRWLLAAAGVEFEECFIETKDSLTKLQTDGSLLFQQVPMVEIDGMKMVQTRAILSYIAGKYNLYGKDLKERALIDMYAEAMMDLNELLMSYPFQPEDKKEQHLANAVDKAINRYFPVFEKVLKDHGQDFLVGNQFSRADVQLLEILLMAEECKPDILAKFPLLQKFKAKISNIPTINKFLQPGSQRKPLPDEKDIQKARKIFF